In Ilumatobacter fluminis, the following proteins share a genomic window:
- a CDS encoding pyridoxamine 5'-phosphate oxidase family protein translates to MNGAIETHSDQIRELTESECWTLMRSADVGRLAVAIGDHPDIFPVNHFVDGNSILFRSAAGTKLAAAVLGRSVAFEVDGYDATDGEAWSVVVKGTARLIENMFEYLEAEELPLFPWHLGPKPNIVRIDPDDITGRRFFAAGRQTGAD, encoded by the coding sequence ATGAACGGGGCCATCGAAACGCACAGCGATCAGATCCGAGAACTCACCGAATCCGAGTGCTGGACGCTGATGCGATCGGCCGACGTCGGACGTCTGGCGGTCGCGATCGGTGATCATCCAGACATCTTCCCGGTCAACCACTTCGTCGACGGCAACTCGATCCTGTTCCGCAGCGCGGCCGGCACCAAGCTCGCCGCTGCCGTGCTGGGCCGCTCCGTGGCGTTCGAGGTCGACGGCTACGACGCCACCGACGGCGAGGCCTGGAGCGTGGTGGTGAAGGGCACGGCGCGGCTGATCGAGAACATGTTCGAGTACCTCGAAGCCGAGGAGCTCCCGCTGTTCCCCTGGCACCTCGGCCCGAAGCCGAACATCGTCCGCATCGACCCAGACGACATCACCGGCCGCCGCTTCTTCGCCGCCGGCCGGCAAACCGGCGCCGACTGA
- a CDS encoding DUF3499 family protein, whose product MARLCGRPGCSETGVVAYGMVPEDLLFWIAPLADSPVDEPSVLCARHADAMVVPRGWTLDDRRESTLRLFKPRPTEPAPTTPRRSTRRAAPADSRPEQLQIDGTGEISRPAELPDDIVDTVPDGVHDGDHDTASTPADGSTEEASGPSADPWAPAFDHDDDLNGLLEVSSPLLSRAFRGTDRPRH is encoded by the coding sequence GTGGCGAGATTGTGCGGACGTCCCGGATGCTCCGAGACCGGTGTCGTCGCCTACGGCATGGTCCCCGAAGACCTGCTGTTCTGGATCGCCCCGTTGGCCGACAGCCCGGTCGACGAACCGAGCGTGCTGTGTGCCCGTCACGCGGACGCCATGGTCGTGCCCCGCGGCTGGACGCTCGACGACCGTCGCGAGAGCACCCTGCGCCTGTTCAAACCCCGGCCCACCGAGCCGGCACCGACGACGCCGAGGCGATCGACCCGACGTGCCGCCCCCGCCGACTCGCGGCCCGAACAGCTCCAGATCGACGGCACCGGGGAGATCTCCCGCCCCGCCGAACTGCCCGACGACATCGTCGACACCGTTCCCGACGGCGTTCACGACGGCGATCACGACACGGCCTCCACGCCTGCTGATGGGTCGACGGAGGAGGCGTCCGGCCCGTCGGCTGATCCCTGGGCGCCCGCGTTCGACCACGACGACGACCTGAACGGCCTGCTCGAGGTGTCGAGCCCGTTGCTGTCGCGCGCCTTTCGCGGCACCGATCGCCCGCGCCACTGA
- a CDS encoding SRPBCC family protein — protein MQTTEIARVAASPADVFPFVADLARYPAWMPLVHDATPVDGGGRPAWNVEIRARIGPFARSKRLRMERTELVPDQLAVFERAETDGRDHAGWVLRVELRPDSGAAVPDSTSGATATEVTMHLAYDGSLWTGGPLARVFDEQVRRGRDGLVAAVGDRSV, from the coding sequence ATGCAGACGACCGAGATCGCCCGGGTCGCTGCTTCGCCGGCCGACGTGTTCCCGTTCGTCGCCGACCTCGCTCGCTACCCTGCCTGGATGCCGCTCGTCCATGATGCGACACCGGTCGACGGCGGCGGCAGGCCCGCATGGAACGTCGAGATCCGGGCACGCATCGGGCCGTTCGCCCGCTCGAAGCGGCTGCGGATGGAACGGACGGAGCTGGTGCCCGACCAGCTCGCCGTGTTCGAACGCGCCGAGACCGACGGTCGTGATCACGCCGGCTGGGTACTCCGCGTCGAGCTCCGGCCCGACTCGGGCGCAGCCGTTCCGGATTCGACGTCCGGCGCGACTGCGACCGAGGTGACGATGCACCTGGCCTACGACGGCTCGCTGTGGACGGGCGGACCGCTCGCTCGCGTCTTCGACGAACAGGTGCGACGCGGGCGCGACGGCCTGGTCGCGGCTGTCGGCGACCGGTCAGTGTGA